One window of Dyadobacter sandarakinus genomic DNA carries:
- a CDS encoding lysylphosphatidylglycerol synthase domain-containing protein: protein MVQDRQLSILKEKITTRNLLRAGKLAVTFLILIYIFNTFRNEQKGVADIGRVLAGILTGTHLPIFGAMLLLVPVNWSLESLKWQLLASKIVRISFTDALKGTLTGLAVGVAAPAQLGDTIGRIAALKSPDRMQALGAAIVSNGIQFYASVCFGTIAWFNLRHTLGLHAITARLIALLLILILLVGVLVATFRTRIVTWQPKMDLLKKIQTYLSIAGRYSGSELGIAFGLGLCRYFVFVFQFVLALTLFDFPVPVMELISCVALIFLSKTVIPAVNVLGDLGLREFTALVVFSQYQLPAEELIAATFLVWIVNVLGPIITGLVLIWKNKWKYIGQDQ, encoded by the coding sequence ATGGTGCAAGATAGGCAACTCTCGATACTGAAAGAAAAAATAACTACCCGGAACTTGCTCCGGGCGGGAAAGCTGGCCGTCACATTCCTGATCCTCATTTACATCTTTAATACGTTCAGAAATGAGCAGAAAGGTGTCGCCGACATTGGCCGCGTACTTGCCGGCATACTGACGGGCACACATCTTCCCATTTTCGGCGCTATGCTCCTGCTGGTACCCGTCAACTGGTCACTCGAAAGCCTTAAATGGCAGCTGCTGGCATCCAAAATAGTCAGGATCAGCTTTACAGATGCGCTCAAAGGCACGCTCACCGGTCTGGCCGTGGGTGTGGCTGCGCCGGCCCAGCTGGGTGACACCATCGGCCGCATTGCAGCCCTCAAATCCCCGGACCGCATGCAAGCCCTGGGCGCAGCCATTGTTTCAAACGGAATCCAGTTTTATGCATCGGTTTGCTTTGGTACCATCGCCTGGTTCAACCTGCGGCATACGCTCGGCCTCCATGCAATCACTGCCAGGCTCATCGCCCTGCTACTTATTTTGATCTTATTGGTCGGTGTTCTCGTGGCAACTTTCCGGACGCGCATTGTCACCTGGCAACCCAAAATGGATCTCTTAAAAAAAATACAAACCTATCTTTCCATTGCGGGCCGGTACTCCGGCAGCGAACTCGGCATTGCATTCGGCTTGGGTTTGTGCCGGTACTTCGTGTTTGTATTTCAATTTGTACTCGCCCTCACGCTCTTCGACTTCCCGGTACCTGTCATGGAGCTGATCAGTTGTGTGGCGCTCATATTTCTATCAAAAACCGTCATCCCCGCCGTCAATGTGCTGGGCGACCTGGGCTTGCGGGAATTCACTGCACTGGTGGTGTTCAGTCAGTACCAGCTGCCCGCCGAAGAGCTGATTGCGGCAACCTTCCTGGTATGGATCGTGAATGTGCTCGGACCCATTATCACGGGCCTTGTTCTGATCTGGAAAAATAAATGGAAGTATATCGGCCAGGATCAATAA
- a CDS encoding XRE family transcriptional regulator — MSTQEIYWSVNIKYLRIRQRLSQEALAEKLGISRVKLNAHESGRTANPTIDDMINFSEYFRMSIDSLLKIDLTRLSEQKIKDLEQGSELFMKGSQIRVLAITVDRDDVENIEYVPVQAKAGYRSGYADPDFLAKLPRFNFPTVPKNGTFRMFPTVGDSMLPVPEGADIITRYVQDWTKLKAGTPCIVILKGEQDFVFKQVTINKDGTLLLQSFNKQYFAYTVPITEVIELWEYYSFHSKALPDPQTDMQQLMKMLQEMKTEITEIKGQQTSK; from the coding sequence ATGTCAACTCAGGAAATCTATTGGTCGGTTAACATTAAGTATTTACGTATACGACAGCGGCTGAGCCAGGAGGCTTTGGCCGAAAAACTGGGTATCAGCCGGGTGAAGCTGAATGCGCACGAGAGTGGCCGCACAGCCAATCCGACGATCGATGATATGATCAATTTCTCTGAGTATTTCCGGATGAGCATTGATAGTCTGCTTAAGATTGACCTGACCCGGCTTTCCGAACAAAAGATCAAAGACCTGGAACAGGGGAGTGAGCTGTTTATGAAAGGCAGTCAGATCCGCGTTCTAGCCATTACGGTCGACAGGGACGATGTGGAGAATATCGAGTACGTGCCGGTGCAGGCCAAGGCAGGTTACCGGTCGGGCTATGCGGATCCTGACTTTCTGGCCAAGCTCCCGCGCTTCAACTTTCCTACGGTGCCCAAGAATGGTACTTTCCGGATGTTCCCCACGGTAGGTGATTCCATGCTGCCCGTGCCCGAGGGTGCCGACATCATTACCCGCTATGTACAGGACTGGACCAAGCTGAAAGCCGGTACTCCCTGCATTGTAATCCTGAAAGGGGAGCAGGATTTTGTTTTCAAGCAGGTGACGATCAATAAGGATGGTACTTTGCTCCTGCAGTCCTTCAACAAGCAGTACTTTGCCTACACAGTACCTATTACGGAGGTGATTGAGCTGTGGGAATATTACAGCTTTCACAGTAAAGCACTCCCCGATCCGCAAACGGATATGCAGCAGCTGATGAAGATGCTGCAGGAAATGAAAACCGAAATCACCGAAATAAAAGGTCAGCAAACTTCAAAATAG
- a CDS encoding MerR family transcriptional regulator — MSSYSIRDLERISNQKAHTIRIWEQRYGLLEPDRTDTNIRNYNDDQLKKLLNVCSLLKRGMKISHISKLSKEEMACEIEKMIHEEAPAAEQFRLLTDEALIAVSTYDTAKFEDVFSDAAERFGIRATYEGLLYPLLVRAGLMWVKDDILPAQEHFLSNLIRQKLFSAIDQLPAAQGTQTWVLFLHEEEDHEIGLLFACYLIRERGHKAVYLGARVPFENLAHVVSQVKPTHLYSFIVRNHQMGTIPSWLDKLSTDFPGVEVCISGSLAEDRADNIHHIKDIGTLAGIIDLHA, encoded by the coding sequence ATGTCATCGTACTCCATCCGTGACCTCGAACGCATCAGCAACCAGAAAGCCCACACCATCCGGATCTGGGAGCAGCGCTATGGCTTGCTGGAACCCGACCGGACAGACACCAACATCCGTAACTACAATGATGATCAGCTTAAAAAGCTGCTGAATGTATGCAGCCTCCTGAAACGCGGCATGAAGATTTCGCACATCAGCAAGCTCAGCAAGGAGGAAATGGCGTGTGAAATTGAGAAGATGATCCATGAGGAAGCACCTGCTGCGGAGCAGTTCAGGCTGCTCACGGACGAGGCGCTGATTGCCGTGAGCACCTATGATACGGCCAAGTTTGAAGACGTGTTTTCAGATGCTGCGGAGCGTTTTGGGATCAGGGCCACGTACGAGGGACTTTTATACCCGCTCCTGGTGCGAGCGGGGCTTATGTGGGTCAAAGATGATATACTTCCCGCTCAGGAACATTTTTTGTCTAACTTAATACGGCAAAAGCTTTTCAGCGCCATTGACCAGCTTCCAGCGGCACAAGGCACCCAAACGTGGGTATTGTTCCTGCACGAAGAAGAAGATCATGAGATCGGGCTCCTGTTTGCATGCTACCTGATCCGCGAGCGGGGCCACAAGGCAGTATATCTTGGAGCAAGAGTACCTTTTGAAAACCTTGCCCATGTAGTAAGTCAGGTTAAACCTACGCACTTGTATTCATTCATTGTCCGGAACCATCAGATGGGTACCATCCCATCCTGGCTCGACAAACTTTCTACGGATTTCCCGGGAGTAGAAGTATGTATTTCGGGAAGTCTGGCTGAGGACCGGGCTGATAATATTCATCATATTAAAGATATCGGTACCCTCGCCGGCATCATCGACCTGCATGCGTAA
- a CDS encoding glycosyltransferase: MMTQLLFMPALEWTILAVLGSYAAFTAGLFVFWTKIKKPAPSLPSADLTISVVIPVRNEAANIGFLLADLDAQTLPKSQYEVFIMDDGSTDTTAEIVSRFASGTATRIHLVPLTPAPTASPKKRAIETAIGMSESDLIVTTDGDCRVEPGWLAAIASARKASGARLISGPVTFTSEHLLTDHLQTVEFASLVGSGACSIQAGYPSMCNGANLAYDRTVFMEVGGFDGVRHIASGDDEFLMHKVAARFPGQIHFLKSQDAIVKTAPHRSWKAFFRQRKRWASKWKHYKSRTPLVLALFIFTCNFSLLAGCALSLAGLVSPSALVWMLLLKCLPEWLFLGSVLIFLKKPASALLIPLTQVFYPLYVCFFGLAAQNPTYEWKGRKLV; the protein is encoded by the coding sequence ATGATGACGCAGCTTTTGTTCATGCCCGCACTTGAATGGACCATCCTGGCTGTCCTCGGCAGCTATGCGGCGTTTACAGCAGGTCTTTTTGTCTTTTGGACAAAAATAAAAAAACCGGCTCCTTCTCTCCCGTCTGCCGACCTGACGATTTCCGTTGTCATACCGGTGCGGAATGAAGCAGCAAACATTGGCTTCCTCCTGGCTGACCTGGATGCCCAAACCCTGCCCAAATCGCAATATGAGGTCTTTATCATGGATGATGGCTCCACGGATACGACCGCTGAGATCGTCAGCCGGTTCGCATCCGGCACAGCTACACGCATTCACCTGGTGCCGCTCACCCCTGCCCCAACCGCTTCACCCAAGAAGCGGGCAATAGAAACCGCCATAGGCATGTCCGAAAGCGACCTTATCGTCACAACCGACGGGGATTGCCGTGTCGAGCCGGGATGGCTCGCAGCCATCGCATCAGCCAGGAAGGCTTCGGGTGCCAGGCTGATCAGCGGACCGGTCACCTTCACCAGCGAACACCTGCTGACCGACCATCTGCAAACCGTTGAATTTGCCAGCCTGGTAGGCAGTGGAGCGTGCTCAATACAGGCAGGCTATCCGTCCATGTGCAATGGTGCAAACCTTGCCTATGATCGCACCGTCTTCATGGAAGTGGGTGGCTTTGATGGGGTAAGGCATATTGCCTCGGGTGACGACGAGTTCCTGATGCACAAGGTAGCAGCCCGCTTTCCCGGACAAATTCATTTTCTCAAATCCCAGGACGCAATTGTAAAAACAGCACCGCACCGCAGCTGGAAGGCATTTTTCAGGCAGCGAAAACGCTGGGCCAGTAAATGGAAGCATTACAAAAGCCGGACACCCCTGGTACTGGCACTTTTCATTTTTACCTGTAACTTTTCACTGCTTGCGGGCTGTGCCCTGTCCCTGGCCGGCCTGGTAAGTCCGTCTGCATTGGTGTGGATGCTCCTCCTGAAATGCCTGCCCGAGTGGTTGTTCCTGGGCAGCGTACTCATTTTCCTTAAAAAACCTGCATCAGCCCTTCTTATTCCGCTCACGCAGGTCTTTTATCCCCTGTATGTATGCTTCTTCGGGCTGGCCGCACAGAATCCTACGTACGAGTGGAAGGGCCGTAAGCTGGTTTGA
- a CDS encoding choice-of-anchor A family protein, translating into MAQAQSPTSAAGRFNVFIQGDATLTSSETEGPIAIGGNVTTNQYQISFNKQHGAFFVNNASIALAVRGGVKLNNGSLTINGENYVKIGQCSPADGSASNLKVWYRDNNGAASTIRITENGRQYWDSPNITINANVNSFSPAVSENVNPVCDNIFGTGDNQIDIDGAFTTFIRRSDQLREMADNLAIRDQNGNIMPNAPVGPYLDPSVIGNNPKIIVDPNKINVLTVSAAVWSRIGNSNIEGIPSGPQLGQTNYSGAFGLIVNIVDVPAYKATTGSSTVSFPGFGGLSDPQGSYVIYNFPDAVGTLTLGGNAQISGTIFAPQADLIKENNGNINGQVIAKTFRHNRDEIHFWPFLPSIPEPVQKQITVKANSKCASNAPYLDYEVAGNFDTNGQTAKIEWINAEGKVVQEDNSQPLTGSMLFPGASVDENGKGVAWPGWEKQNGKWMQVDDRYASLCNQGARIRVTVGVYQTMDITYPASSNGCYTTPPPAAPLPVKLASFTAENESCNVKLQWTVSEAKGFSHFVVERSADAIHFTQLATVDFDKNKKTYAFTDSPYTAESAPARYYYYRLQQVDEDDSFEYSTIRSVEAGKCDARLAIDFYPNPTQDEMNVKSYSPVQKLEIYNLAGKQMYQLTPGLNETEVKVNVQAFAQGIYIVNVINQEGKHTSKILKR; encoded by the coding sequence ATGGCACAAGCGCAAAGCCCTACTTCGGCAGCCGGTCGTTTCAATGTATTCATCCAGGGAGATGCCACGCTGACTTCCAGCGAAACGGAAGGACCCATTGCCATCGGTGGAAATGTGACCACCAACCAATACCAGATCAGCTTCAACAAACAGCATGGAGCGTTCTTCGTAAACAATGCTTCTATTGCTCTCGCGGTCCGTGGCGGCGTAAAGCTGAACAACGGAAGTCTTACCATTAATGGTGAAAATTATGTAAAGATCGGCCAGTGCTCGCCCGCTGACGGCTCAGCCAGCAACCTTAAAGTCTGGTACAGGGATAACAATGGTGCGGCATCCACGATCCGCATTACGGAAAATGGCCGGCAATACTGGGATTCGCCCAATATCACGATCAATGCAAATGTGAACAGCTTCTCGCCAGCAGTGAGCGAAAATGTGAATCCTGTTTGTGACAATATATTTGGTACAGGCGACAACCAGATCGATATCGACGGAGCCTTCACTACCTTCATCCGCCGCTCAGACCAGCTGAGGGAAATGGCAGATAACCTCGCCATCCGCGACCAGAATGGCAATATAATGCCGAATGCACCGGTTGGTCCTTACCTGGATCCTTCCGTGATCGGCAACAATCCCAAGATCATTGTTGATCCCAACAAAATCAATGTGCTGACGGTATCAGCGGCAGTCTGGAGCCGGATCGGGAACTCCAACATTGAAGGGATTCCCTCGGGCCCGCAACTGGGGCAAACAAACTACTCAGGAGCTTTTGGATTGATCGTAAATATCGTGGATGTGCCTGCTTACAAGGCTACTACGGGCAGCAGCACGGTTAGTTTCCCGGGATTCGGCGGATTGTCTGACCCGCAGGGCAGCTATGTAATTTACAACTTCCCGGATGCGGTTGGTACATTAACCCTCGGCGGAAATGCACAGATCAGCGGGACGATCTTCGCACCGCAAGCTGACCTCATCAAGGAAAATAACGGCAACATCAATGGCCAGGTGATTGCAAAAACGTTCAGGCATAACCGTGACGAGATACACTTCTGGCCATTCCTGCCTTCGATCCCTGAGCCGGTTCAAAAACAAATCACCGTGAAGGCTAATTCAAAATGCGCCTCCAATGCACCATACCTGGATTACGAAGTGGCAGGAAACTTCGACACAAATGGACAAACTGCCAAAATCGAGTGGATCAATGCAGAAGGAAAGGTTGTGCAGGAAGATAACAGCCAGCCACTGACAGGCAGTATGCTGTTCCCCGGTGCCTCGGTTGATGAAAACGGAAAGGGCGTAGCCTGGCCGGGCTGGGAGAAACAAAATGGCAAATGGATGCAGGTGGACGATCGCTATGCTTCACTTTGCAACCAGGGAGCCCGGATTCGCGTGACAGTAGGCGTTTACCAGACCATGGACATTACATACCCTGCATCGTCCAACGGGTGCTATACCACACCTCCGCCCGCTGCGCCGCTGCCGGTCAAGCTGGCAAGCTTCACAGCCGAAAATGAAAGCTGCAATGTAAAGCTGCAATGGACTGTGAGCGAAGCCAAGGGTTTCTCACACTTCGTGGTAGAACGATCGGCAGATGCGATTCACTTCACCCAACTGGCAACAGTTGACTTTGATAAAAACAAAAAGACCTACGCTTTTACGGATAGTCCGTATACCGCGGAAAGTGCACCGGCCCGCTATTACTATTACCGGTTGCAGCAGGTGGATGAGGACGACTCCTTTGAGTACAGCACCATCCGCAGCGTAGAGGCAGGAAAGTGCGACGCAAGGCTTGCGATAGACTTCTATCCAAACCCTACACAGGATGAGATGAATGTGAAAAGCTACTCGCCGGTACAAAAACTTGAAATATACAACCTGGCAGGCAAGCAGATGTACCAGCTGACACCAGGCCTGAACGAAACCGAAGTGAAAGTGAACGTGCAGGCATTTGCCCAGGGAATTTATATCGTAAACGTCATCAATCAGGAAGGAAAACACACCTCCAAAATCCTGAAACGATAG